Proteins encoded by one window of Pseudonocardia sp. HH130629-09:
- the mshD gene encoding mycothiol synthase has product MDPQQHSRLDAATVSAVQDLLRAATVADGAEPLSEQYLMHLRPDTPADGVTHLVVAGDDGAVAGYAQVDGTHAELVVHPDARRRGIGGALVTAVEKVTADPHVWAHGDLDAAKELAAGRGYRRDRVLWQMRRTTEAGPLPALTVPDGVTIRAFEPGRDDDEFLRVNNAAFDWHPEQGGWTGAELAARGAEDWFDPAGFLLAVDDGGTLLGYHWTKVHPASGDERAMGEVYVLGVDPASHGRGLGKVLTLAGLHHLHDRGLDTVLLYVEADNTPAVRVYERLGFAVHAADVNYAR; this is encoded by the coding sequence GTGGACCCGCAGCAGCACTCCCGTCTCGACGCCGCCACCGTCTCCGCGGTGCAGGATCTGCTGAGGGCGGCGACCGTTGCCGACGGCGCCGAACCGCTCTCCGAGCAGTACCTGATGCACCTGCGCCCGGACACCCCCGCCGACGGCGTGACGCACCTCGTCGTCGCCGGTGACGACGGCGCGGTGGCCGGCTACGCCCAGGTCGACGGCACCCACGCCGAGCTGGTGGTGCACCCCGACGCGCGACGACGGGGGATCGGCGGCGCGCTCGTCACCGCGGTGGAGAAGGTCACCGCCGACCCGCACGTGTGGGCGCACGGCGACCTCGACGCCGCGAAGGAGCTCGCCGCGGGCCGCGGCTACCGCCGGGACCGCGTGCTGTGGCAGATGCGTCGCACCACCGAGGCAGGCCCGCTGCCCGCCCTGACCGTCCCCGACGGCGTCACGATCCGCGCCTTCGAACCCGGCCGCGACGACGACGAGTTCCTCCGCGTCAACAACGCGGCCTTCGACTGGCACCCCGAGCAGGGCGGCTGGACCGGCGCCGAGCTCGCCGCCCGGGGGGCCGAGGACTGGTTCGACCCGGCCGGGTTCCTGCTCGCCGTCGACGACGGCGGCACCCTGCTCGGCTACCACTGGACCAAGGTCCACCCGGCGTCCGGCGACGAGCGGGCGATGGGCGAGGTCTACGTCCTCGGCGTGGACCCGGCCAGCCACGGACGCGGGCTCGGGAAGGTCCTGACCCTCGCCGGGTTGCACCACCTGCACGACCGCGGGCTGGACACCGTCCTGCTCTACGTCGAGGCCGACAACACCCCCGCCGTGCGCGTCTACGAGCGCCTCGGGTTCGCCGTGCACGCCGCGGATGTCAACTACGCCCGGTGA
- a CDS encoding putative leader peptide, whose protein sequence is MNWPLTRRRTVDLCRLAGCLCLDS, encoded by the coding sequence GTGAACTGGCCGCTGACTCGACGCCGCACGGTTGATCTGTGCCGCCTCGCCGGCTGCCTGTGTCTGGACTCCTGA
- a CDS encoding thioredoxin family protein, producing MDVTGAVVLVVVLVVATLAGLVLRNRSGRLRPTGDDRGATDGAGPGWDLAGTDPDGRRALLLQLSSPVCAPCRQTARVLGDLAAADPGLAHVEIDVAERVDVARALGVLRTPTTVVFDARGAEVLRVSGVPRVDELVAALPTG from the coding sequence GTGGACGTCACGGGTGCGGTGGTACTGGTCGTCGTCCTGGTGGTGGCGACGCTCGCGGGGCTGGTGCTGCGCAACCGGTCCGGGCGGCTCCGGCCCACCGGCGACGACCGCGGTGCGACCGACGGCGCCGGGCCGGGCTGGGACCTGGCCGGAACCGATCCGGACGGGCGCCGCGCCCTGCTGCTGCAGCTGTCCTCCCCGGTCTGCGCTCCGTGCCGGCAGACCGCGCGCGTCCTCGGCGACCTGGCCGCGGCGGACCCCGGTCTGGCGCACGTGGAGATCGACGTGGCCGAGCGCGTCGACGTCGCCAGGGCTCTGGGCGTGCTGCGGACCCCGACGACGGTCGTCTTCGACGCCCGCGGCGCGGAGGTCCTGCGGGTCTCCGGTGTCCCGCGCGTCGACGAGCTCGTCGCCGCCCTTCCCACCGGTTGA
- a CDS encoding winged helix-turn-helix transcriptional regulator yields the protein MELLLLTTAPDAAAVLPALSLLPHNVRTAAPEVAALLDAGPHDAVLVDARSDLVAARSLCRLLGSAGTDAPVIAVLNEGGLVAVSGEWVVDEILLPDTGPAEVDARLRLLRSRPGAESASGGGALVLGELGIDEATYSARLKGRLLELTYKEFELLKYLAQHAGRVFTRAQLLQEVWGYDFFGGTRTVDVHVRRLRAKLGGEHEQMIGTVRNVGYKFVRPSRGGLSAPPDQDDADPEPVPDRRALPGARPAAGPGRGAWAPR from the coding sequence ATGGAACTGCTCCTGCTGACCACGGCTCCGGATGCGGCAGCCGTACTGCCCGCCCTGTCGTTGCTGCCGCACAACGTGCGGACCGCGGCGCCCGAGGTGGCAGCACTGCTCGACGCCGGTCCGCACGACGCCGTCCTGGTGGACGCCCGCTCGGACCTGGTCGCCGCGCGCAGCCTGTGCCGGCTGCTGGGCAGCGCCGGGACCGACGCGCCGGTGATCGCCGTGCTGAACGAGGGCGGTCTGGTCGCGGTGTCCGGCGAGTGGGTGGTCGACGAGATCCTGCTCCCCGACACCGGCCCGGCGGAGGTGGACGCTCGGCTGAGGCTGCTGCGGTCGCGCCCCGGCGCCGAGTCCGCGTCCGGAGGTGGCGCGCTCGTCCTCGGTGAGCTCGGCATCGACGAGGCGACGTACTCGGCGCGGCTCAAGGGCCGGCTGCTTGAACTCACCTACAAGGAGTTCGAACTGCTCAAGTACCTCGCGCAGCACGCGGGCCGGGTGTTCACCCGGGCCCAGCTGCTGCAGGAGGTCTGGGGCTACGACTTCTTCGGCGGCACCCGCACCGTCGACGTCCACGTCCGGCGGCTGCGCGCCAAGCTCGGCGGCGAGCACGAGCAGATGATCGGCACCGTGCGCAACGTCGGCTACAAGTTCGTCCGGCCGTCGCGCGGCGGGCTGTCGGCGCCGCCCGACCAGGACGACGCGGACCCCGAGCCCGTCCCGGACCGTCGGGCGCTGCCCGGCGCCCGGCCCGCGGCCGGCCCGGGACGTGGAGCGTGGGCCCCGCGGTGA
- a CDS encoding DUF4395 domain-containing protein encodes MSATDHGSAHSEPRLDPRGVRFSAAITTVVLALVLLSGSGVLVTAQAVVFAVASFAGMRFAPYGVVYRHLVAPRLGPPAEREDAAPVRFSQTVGLVFTAVAAVGYLSGLTVLGVVATAAALVAAFLNAAFGFCLGCEMYGLLARLRGGAAAARS; translated from the coding sequence ATGTCCGCCACGGACCACGGATCCGCGCACTCCGAGCCTCGGCTCGACCCGCGCGGGGTCCGCTTCTCCGCCGCGATCACCACCGTCGTGCTGGCGTTGGTGCTGCTGTCCGGCAGCGGCGTGCTCGTCACCGCACAGGCCGTCGTCTTCGCCGTCGCCTCGTTCGCCGGCATGCGGTTCGCGCCGTACGGCGTGGTCTACCGGCACCTCGTCGCGCCCCGGCTGGGTCCGCCCGCCGAGCGCGAGGACGCCGCCCCGGTCCGCTTCTCGCAGACCGTCGGGCTGGTGTTCACCGCCGTCGCGGCGGTCGGCTACCTGTCCGGACTGACCGTGCTGGGTGTCGTCGCCACGGCGGCGGCGCTCGTGGCGGCCTTCCTCAACGCGGCCTTCGGCTTCTGCCTGGGCTGCGAGATGTACGGGCTCCTCGCCCGCCTGCGCGGTGGCGCCGCCGCCGCGCGTTCCTGA
- a CDS encoding DUF2993 domain-containing protein, with protein sequence MGRPVRRVLVAVVAMAAVLVVGDLATGAAVESGISRSLRDRLDLPEDPRVQVHGFSVLAQAATGRYDHVEMTLQRVPVGPLRTPELQVQLYGLRGDLSDLAGPGPARFRAAAAEGIVRISPNDVRRMVVDAGGPAAGVTRLSVEAVDANAIDSVILAGGDPTLRGLDPRNAARFVAEMPVDGADARVAVLAALVVDHGTMRVVPRDVRFDGSDEPVPDAVRTSMLRALAVDIDPGPLPLGLTATSASVPEYNVLQVAGSMRDLSVGAGPGTSRSAG encoded by the coding sequence GTGGGACGCCCCGTCCGTCGCGTGCTCGTCGCCGTCGTGGCAATGGCCGCCGTGCTCGTCGTGGGTGATCTCGCCACCGGCGCGGCCGTCGAGTCGGGCATCTCGCGCTCGTTGCGGGACCGGCTCGACCTCCCCGAGGACCCCCGTGTCCAGGTGCACGGCTTCTCGGTGCTCGCCCAGGCCGCGACCGGCCGCTACGACCACGTCGAGATGACGCTGCAGCGTGTCCCGGTCGGGCCGCTGCGCACCCCCGAGCTCCAGGTGCAGCTGTACGGCCTGCGCGGAGACCTCTCCGATCTCGCCGGTCCCGGGCCGGCCCGGTTCCGTGCGGCGGCGGCCGAGGGGATCGTCCGGATCAGCCCGAACGACGTCCGCCGGATGGTCGTCGACGCCGGGGGGCCCGCCGCCGGGGTGACGCGACTGTCGGTCGAGGCCGTCGACGCGAACGCGATCGACTCGGTGATCCTGGCCGGCGGCGACCCGACGCTGCGCGGGCTCGACCCGCGCAACGCCGCACGGTTCGTCGCGGAGATGCCGGTGGACGGGGCCGACGCGCGGGTTGCCGTGCTGGCCGCGCTCGTCGTCGACCACGGCACCATGCGGGTCGTCCCGCGCGACGTCCGGTTCGACGGCTCGGACGAGCCGGTGCCGGACGCGGTGCGCACCTCGATGCTGCGCGCGCTCGCCGTGGACATCGACCCGGGTCCGCTGCCGCTGGGCCTCACCGCGACGTCGGCGAGCGTTCCGGAGTACAACGTGCTGCAGGTCGCCGGTTCGATGCGCGACCTGAGTGTGGGCGCCGGACCGGGTACGTCCCGCTCCGCGGGCTGA